The Vicia villosa cultivar HV-30 ecotype Madison, WI linkage group LG1, Vvil1.0, whole genome shotgun sequence genome includes a region encoding these proteins:
- the LOC131660833 gene encoding transcription repressor OFP13-like codes for MVKKMKLLSFFKTKGKKSSSPRACLQCSYKPKTLSFREDNPETSESITPEFSSEDFRSNSVETVNIDDLRSDRFFFESDETRSILKTKENITRSSSNNNNESLLLPFENTVELAVDSQNPTEDFKESIVEMVEAHGVDNWEGLEKLLSWYLEVNEERNHEFIIDAFYDLFVSNLDSPDSSPLSIDSFTSLDSSWSTARVSSYSSPL; via the coding sequence ATGGTGAAGAAAATGAAACTTCTCTCATTTTTCAAAACCAAAGGTAAAAAATCATCTTCACCAAGGGCTTGTCTACAATGTAGCTACAAACCAAAAACCCTATCTTTCAGAGAAGATAATCCAGAAACTTCAGAATCCATAACACCAGAATTTTCTTCTGAGGATTTCAGAAGTAATTCAGTTGAAACTGTGAATATTGATGATTTACGTTCTGATCGATTTTTCTTCGAATCAGACGAAACTAGATCAATACTTAAGACCAAAGAAAACATTACTAGGtctagtagtaataataataatgaaagttTATTATTACCCTTTGAGAACACGGTTGAGTTAGCGGTGGATTCGCAAAACCCTACCGAAGATTTCAAAGAATCTATTGTGGAGATGGTGGAGGCTCATGGTGTTGACAATTGGGAAGGTTTGGAGAAGCTTTTGAGTTGGTATTTGGAAGTTAATGAGGAAAGAAATCATGAGTTTATTATCGAtgctttttatgatttatttgttAGTAATCTTGATTCTCCAGATTCTTCTCCTTTGTCGATTGATAGTTTTACTTCTCTTGATTCTTCATGGAGCACAGCTCGTGTTTCATCTTATAGTTCACCTTTGTAA